In the Candidatus Neomarinimicrobiota bacterium genome, GCGGCAGCCAATCTCGGGCCTGGTAGGTGTGCCCGGCAACGAGCACCGGCGTTTCCGCTGTGAGGATTGCATCCATGGCCGCTACGTAGTACTCGGAGGAATAGGTGGCCAGTTCCGGGGCTGGCACCAGCAGGATCTCATCCAGCCGGACGCCGGTGAGTTCCGCCGGGGCCGTATCCAGGCCGAAGACCACTGCCGCCAGGGAATGGTTGAGGGTGGCGGCCAGCTCCTGCGCGCCTTTAAGGGCCTCCAGAGAAGTGCCAGCTACCTGACCGTCTTGATGTTGAATAAAGCTGAGCAGCTTGCCCATGGTTTAGAGCACTTTCGCTTCGTGGGCCAATTTTTCCACCAGTTGCGCTGCCACCTCCTCAGGGGCACCTTCCAGGAAGACAGTTTCCTTTATCTTCGGGGGCAGGTAAAGTCGCTGCAGGGTCTGATCCGGCATGAGGTCGCTGGAATTCAGCCCCAGATCGGCGGCGGTGAGCTGTTTGATTTCCTTACTCTTCATGGCCATGATGCCCCGCAGGGAGGCATACCGGGCTTTGTTGATTCCCGACTGAATCGTAAGCAGAGCGGGCAGATCCACCTCGATATGCTGGAACCACCCGCCCTCCAGCTCCTGCTTGACCTTCAGCCGGCCATCCAGCAGTTCCGTGTGCACCACCAGTGTGACATGGGGCAGGTTTAGTTCTTCGGCCAGCATCGGTCCCAGTTGTGCGTCGCCGGTGTCGTCGGCCTGGAGGCCCAGCAGGATCAGGTCGAATTTTTCCTCCTTCAGGGAGCGGGCGAATACCCTGGCGGCGCCCCCGCTATCCAGTTGGCTGAAGGTGTCATCCCGCAGGAAGAGGGCCCGGTCGGCGCCTTTAGCCAGGGCATCTTTAAGTACCTGGCCGGCCCGCTCGGGGCCGAGCGTGCAGACCACCACCTCGCCGCTTAAGGCCTCCTTCATCAGCAGCGCTTCCTCCAGAGCATAGGTGTCGCTCTCATTGGCGGTGAAAACCAGGTTGTCCTCCACCACCCAGTTTTCAGCGGCGTTGATCTTAAGCACTGACTGAGTGTCGGGAACCTGCTTGATAAGAACTGCGATTTTCACAGCGGCATCTCAGGGGCTGAAGTCAAATATTCGAGAAAACACTTGCAGGGCTATACATAGGCGAACGGGCTTTCCTGGACCAGCATATCAAGTATATTGTTTGAAACCGTAAGTCTCAGATAACAGGTATCGCCTTTCCCTAATGTAAAATCGGTGCTGTGCATATATGCCTGGCGATTTCCGTCGGTAGGCACCCAGCGAATGACGAGGCGGTGATGGCCGCGCGGCAGATCCAGGGAGAACAGGGCCAGTGGTCCTACCAGTGGGGCATTGGAATCCAGAAAGGCCTTGAAACGCACGTTGCCATCCACTTCTACGGATACCCAGTGCTGCTCAAATCCCTGCTGGAGATGAACTTCAGTGGCCACCAGGTCTTCTTGACCGGTGGTGTCGAAAATGCCGCCACAGCCAATCATCAGCAAGCCTACCAGCACAGCGGCTGGTGGTTTCAGGTTAGCCATCGGAGCCGCCCTCCTATATAGGTAACGGGTGCGAAGATCACTTTTGCGGCGGGCTTCCACCGCACATTGAACTTAGAACGGCCCTCATTAAAATTCAAGTTCTACACCTCGGATTTGTCCGCTGAGGGCGCCGGGAAATAGCCGGATTTTATTCATTTATATATGTAAAATTGAATATATCCGAAAGGG is a window encoding:
- a CDS encoding electron transfer flavoprotein subunit beta, whose translation is MKIAVLIKQVPDTQSVLKINAAENWVVEDNLVFTANESDTYALEEALLMKEALSGEVVVCTLGPERAGQVLKDALAKGADRALFLRDDTFSQLDSGGAARVFARSLKEEKFDLILLGLQADDTGDAQLGPMLAEELNLPHVTLVVHTELLDGRLKVKQELEGGWFQHIEVDLPALLTIQSGINKARYASLRGIMAMKSKEIKQLTAADLGLNSSDLMPDQTLQRLYLPPKIKETVFLEGAPEEVAAQLVEKLAHEAKVL